From the Desulfuromonadaceae bacterium genome, one window contains:
- the asnB gene encoding asparagine synthase (glutamine-hydrolyzing) → MCGISGYLALDFNTDCRPAAAVLKRMTGTLTHRGPDGEGYYTGPEVCFGFTRLAIIDLETGQQPHYNEDCSVVCICNGEIYNYRELRAGLEERGHRFRTRSDVEVLVHLYEEVGAALVEQLRGQFAFALYDSKRKRFIGARDQVGICPFYYAVHGGVLIFASEIKALLQYPGFRPAIDPRGLDQIFTFPGLVSPQTMFQGVCSLPAGHLLKAAHGELTVHEYWDLVYPVATEVQPVADAEVVQERLIALLTQAVERRLQADVPVGFYLSGGLDSTLIARLIHKLRPQSNWDCFSIGFEQARIDERHFQDIALDGINAQRHLAVFDWEQISTRLPQAVWHAETPLKESYNTCSLALSAMVKGAGYKVILSGEGADELFGGYVGYRLDRLRQPEAFPGPAQLFEQDLREQLWDDANFFYERDYYAFGSLKEALYSNELAASFDQFDSTRQPIVNRSKLAGRDLFHKRSYVDFKLRIADHLLADHGDRVAMANSVEARYPFLDIDLIDYVRAIPPAQMIHQGVEKHILKQAARTVVPAPIINREKFAFVAPGSDYLLRYNHQFINDHLSSERIKRQNYFNPETVERLKAAALEDGFSINQTFDNDLLMVMLTFSIFLDQFE, encoded by the coding sequence ATGTGCGGTATCAGCGGTTATCTGGCACTCGACTTTAACACCGACTGTCGGCCGGCAGCGGCGGTGCTGAAGCGCATGACCGGCACCCTGACCCATCGCGGTCCCGACGGTGAAGGCTATTACACCGGCCCGGAGGTCTGCTTCGGCTTTACCCGCCTGGCGATTATCGACCTGGAGACCGGCCAGCAACCGCACTATAACGAAGACTGTTCAGTGGTCTGCATCTGCAACGGAGAAATCTACAATTACCGCGAATTACGCGCCGGGCTCGAAGAACGCGGCCACCGCTTCCGTACCCGCAGTGATGTCGAGGTGCTGGTGCACCTCTACGAAGAGGTCGGCGCAGCGTTGGTCGAGCAACTGCGCGGCCAGTTTGCCTTTGCCCTCTACGACAGCAAGCGCAAGCGCTTCATCGGTGCCCGTGATCAGGTCGGTATCTGCCCCTTCTACTATGCCGTTCACGGCGGGGTGCTGATCTTCGCCTCGGAGATCAAGGCGCTGTTGCAGTATCCGGGGTTTCGTCCCGCCATCGACCCGCGCGGGCTCGATCAGATCTTCACCTTTCCCGGTCTGGTCAGTCCGCAGACGATGTTTCAGGGGGTCTGCTCCCTCCCCGCCGGGCACCTGCTCAAGGCCGCCCACGGCGAGCTCACGGTGCATGAATACTGGGATCTGGTCTATCCGGTGGCAACGGAAGTGCAACCGGTCGCTGATGCGGAAGTGGTTCAGGAACGCCTCATCGCGCTCCTCACCCAGGCGGTGGAGCGACGCCTGCAAGCCGATGTGCCGGTCGGCTTTTATCTCAGCGGCGGGCTCGATTCGACACTGATCGCGCGCCTGATTCACAAGCTGCGCCCGCAAAGTAACTGGGATTGTTTTTCCATCGGCTTTGAGCAGGCGCGAATCGACGAACGCCACTTTCAGGATATTGCCCTCGACGGCATCAACGCGCAACGGCATCTGGCTGTTTTTGACTGGGAACAGATCAGCACCCGCCTGCCGCAGGCGGTCTGGCATGCCGAAACGCCGCTCAAGGAATCGTACAATACCTGTTCGCTGGCGCTGTCGGCGATGGTCAAGGGGGCCGGGTACAAGGTCATTCTCAGCGGGGAAGGGGCGGACGAGCTGTTCGGCGGCTATGTCGGTTATCGCCTCGACCGTCTGCGCCAGCCGGAAGCGTTCCCCGGCCCGGCGCAGCTTTTTGAGCAGGATCTGCGCGAGCAGCTGTGGGACGATGCGAATTTTTTCTACGAGCGCGACTATTACGCCTTCGGTTCGCTCAAGGAGGCGTTGTACTCAAACGAGCTAGCCGCCAGCTTCGACCAGTTTGACAGCACCCGCCAGCCGATTGTCAACCGGAGCAAGCTGGCCGGGCGCGATCTGTTTCACAAACGCTCCTACGTCGATTTCAAGCTCCGCATCGCCGACCACCTGCTGGCCGATCACGGCGACCGCGTGGCGATGGCCAACTCGGTGGAGGCGCGCTACCCCTTTCTCGATATCGACCTGATCGACTATGTCCGTGCTATCCCCCCCGCGCAGATGATTCATCAAGGCGTCGAAAAACACATCCTCAAACAAGCCGCCCGCACTGTCGTGCCCGCCCCGATCATCAATCGCGAGAAGTTTGCCTTTGTGGCGCCGGGGAGCGACTACCTGCTGCGGTACAACCACCAGTTTATCAACGATCACCTCTCGTCAGAGCGGATTAAACGCCAGAACTACTTCAATCCCGAGACCGTTGAGCGCCTGAAAGCCGCCGCGCTGGAAGACGGCTTCAGCATCAATCAGACCTTCGACAATGATCTGTTGATGGTGATGCTGACCTTCAGTATTTTTCTCGATCAGTTCGAGTGA